A region from the Ptychodera flava strain L36383 chromosome 12, AS_Pfla_20210202, whole genome shotgun sequence genome encodes:
- the LOC139145314 gene encoding refilin-B-like: MVVIPLQRRIFVVRGSSSFCDLPSNIIIMVVCVKPGEHCNYTVEHSNGIITPYYYSETVALARSPSCEEHLYGQRCHYEQHQRYKEDVQCVPKLVPKWYSTTVSCDDGYHYHKTEIRMEPSMKGRRFSSTVFVFPKCPVITHTSTLNYRMEGTRRWYTSSLELEAKDYATMKILFKGENDF, from the exons ATGGTTGTTATTCCATTGCAACGGAGAATTTTTGTCGTCAGAGGG TCATCTTCATTCTGTGATCTGCCGTCtaacatcatcatcatggtTGTGTGTGTAAAACCAGGCGAGCACTGCAACTACACGGTAGAGCACTCGAACGGGATCATCACCCCGTACTACTACAGCGAGACCGTGGCCCTAGCGCGGTCGCCGTCCTGCGAAGAGCATCTGTACGGACAGCGCTGTCACTACGAACAGCACCAGCGGTACAAGGAGGACGTGCAGTGTGTGCCGAAGCTGGTGCCGAAATGGTACAGCACCACGGTGTCCTGCGACGACGGCTACCATTACCACAAAACGGAGATACGGATGGAACCGTCAATGAAAGGCAGACGGTTCAGTtcaactgtttttgttttccctAAGTGCCCGGTCATTACGCATACGAGCACCCTAAATTACCGAATGGAGGGCACAAGGAGGTGGTACACGAGCTCTTTGGAGCTGGAAGCGAAGGACTATGCAaccatgaaaatattattcaaagGGGAGAACGACTTCTAA